A segment of the Candidatus Zixiibacteriota bacterium genome:
CCGCTTCGCGCGCTTTCTCGACGGCCGCGCGAAGCTCCTCGGGGTTTTTCACTTCCGCCCGGACTTTCGGATGTTCGAGCAGGGAGTCGAGAAAGCTCAAGGCGCCCCTTGCGCCTTCGATCGCCATCTCGGTCCAGAGCTTCGGCGGGTTAGCCTCCGGGCGGCTGAGATTGTGAATCCCCTGGCGGATCAGCCCGGGCGCCCGCTCGAGCCGGCCCCGGAGGCTTGCGGGAAAATCGCGGGTCGGGCGGACGGTCAGGATGTAGATCGCTTCGATCGGCGAATAGATGTCCGGCTGGCGGAGTCGGTAGTCTTCCTTTCGGCGCTCGTAGCTCTCGATCGTCAGCCGGCCCTCGAGGAGCGCATGGTCGATGGCCTCGTCGGGGTCGAGCCCCTCCGCGGGGATGCGCCGCAGGGCGTCGAGCGATTCCGCAACGAAGCTTTTCTCCGCGGCGTAAGCGTCGTCGCTGTAGTCGTTCAGGAGGTGATCGTAGCCATCGACGCCGTAGTAGATCGCCTCGGTCGGGTGGAGGTCGAAGTAGCGGCGGAAGTAGCGGGCGCAGAAATCGGTGAACGCGGACATGTCATTCGCATATCATCTCGATCGCCCCGGCGCAATTTTTCCGGGCGCGGGGGATTTGTAAACTCGCGGCCGGATGCTATAAAAGGCGCCAGTGGAGGCGACCATGGCGAACCGCTGGCTGTTCAAGACCGAGCCGAGCGCGTACTCCTTTCAGCAGTTGCAGAGGGACGGAAAGACCGTCTGGGACGGTGTCAAGAACAATCTCGCGCTCAAGAACCTGAAGGAGGTCAAGAAGGGCGATCCGATCATCATCTACCACACGGGCGACGAGAAGGCCGCGGTGGGAACGGCGCGGGCTTCGAGCGGCGCGTATCCGGACCCGGAGAAGAAGGACCCGAAGCTGCTCGTGGTCGAGATCGAGGCCGGAAAGGCGTTTGCGAAACCGGTTACGCTGGGACAGATCAAGGCTCACCCCAGGCTTGCAAGGTTCGATCTGGTCCGTCTGCCGCGTCTTTCGGTGATGCCGGTGACCGACGAACAGTGGAAGATCATCGAAGAGATGGCCAGGCGATGAAACACAAACACGGCAACGAGCACGGTCGGACCGCCGAGACCGGACACCGCCACGATCACCAAGGGCACGCGGCGCACGGCCCCGGCCACAAGACGCATTTTCACGATCCGGAGCACGCCGCCGAGTACCACCGGCGCTCCGCGGCGGGAGGCATTCGCGCCGCGCTCACGGAGAAGCTCGTCGAGATGCTGGCATTGGAGGGCGGGGAGACGGTTCTCGATCTCGCCACGGGGACCGGGCGCGCGGCCCGATCGGTGGCGGCGCGCCTGACGTCGGGAACGGTCGTCGGCGTCGATCAGGCGATGGCGATGCTCCAGACCGGTCGCGAAGAGAAGATCGAGGCCTATCATGTCGTCGCCGGCGAAGCCGGGCGGTTGCCTTTCAAGACGGGCGTGTTCGATCGTGCCTTCGTTACCTTCGCGCTCCACCATTTCGGGGATCCCGAACAGGTGGCGCGCGAGGTGCTGCGCGTGCTCAAGAACGGGGGCACGTTCGTGGTGCTCGATCCGGTCGTGAAAGAAGCGAAGGACGCGGTCGACGTCGCGCTCGAGGCGAGGATCAACCAGGTCTTTCGTCGGACGCACGGGAGCGATTTTCGCTTCCACACGGCGAGCGGCATCCAGCGATTGCTGCTCAAGGCCGGCTATCGCATCGTTCGAGGCACGGTCGTGAGCTATCCCTTCGATCAGGAAGGGATGGACGGCGTCCCCACGGGGCGCCACTGGCTGGAGGCCGCGGAGGAGCTGGAACGGGAGGCGCCGGCTCTGGCGCAGCGAATGCGCGAGAGCTACTTCACATGGCACAGCCACGGCGACCACGTGCACGTCAAGGGGAGCTTCTCCTATGCTCTCGTATGCGCGCAAAAGCCGGCGTGAGTGAAACCGCGGTTCAATCGCTCAAAAAGCTCGAGGTTCGATAAAAACCGGACACCGGAAGCAGGAAACGGGCCCGGCCGGCTTTCGATGGAGGTCTATCTCGCAAGACGCTCGTAAGCCTGTGGGCGCCGGAGACTGGATACCGGATCCGACCGGGAGGAGCCATCCGTTGGACAGAGCCGACTTTCGCAAGTTCTATCGGGACGCGCATGCGGTCAGCTGCCTCACCGAGCGTGAAAAGATGCTGATCGGCCTCGCCGTGGCGATGGTACGCCTGTGCGATCCGTGAGTGGAGCGACGCCTTGCGGACGCAAGGAAAGCAGGCATGACGGAAGAAGAGCTCGACGCGGCCGTCGACGTGATCGCGGCGGTGGACGCGGGCGTGCTGCAGTCGCTGAATCAGCGGATCAAGCAACGGCAGCGGGGATAGTGCGGAGACCGCGCAGGCGGTTCGGAACCGCTCCAGGGAAAGGGATGCGATATCGGCCGGTTGTCCTGGCCGCGGCGCTGTCCGGCGGCTTGTTTCCAGTCGCCTCGGCCGTCGGTCAGCCGAGCGTTCCCGCGGGCGAATCGCCGGAAGTGCGAATCGTCAAGGAACGGGACTCCACGGTGATCGTGCTGGCCGGCGTGGGTCCGGTCGACAAGCAGGGGCGGCTCGCGGCGCCCGGTGACTTCGCCGGGCAGTTCAAGCAGGCGTGGGAAAATGTCCGGCTCCTTGCCGCCGGCGCCGGAAGTCCGCTCCGCAACATCGTGAGCGTGACCGTCTACCTGGCCAGGCCCGAGCTCCGGGAGGAGTTCGACAGACTGCAGGAGGAGACCTTCCAGGGCTGGCGGCCGGTCACCACGTTCGCGGTGGCCGGGGCGCTGCGCGTTCCCGGAGCGCTACTCGAAATCCACGCCGTGGCGGTCGTCAACCAACCCCGGCGGCGGTAGCTTCGAAAACCCCTGCGATTTCGCTCTTGAAGCGCGCCGCCGCAGGTGTTAATGAAGACACTACCCTGCGCGTGGTCGCATAGCTCAGCTGGTTAGAGCGCTCGCCTCACATGCGAGAGGTCGCAGGTTCGAGTCCTGCTGCGACCACCACCATTCCAAACGGCCTCTATTTCAACCGCTTGCTGCAAAATGTAGCGCGCCGGCGGTCGGGCAAAACCCGCATCGGTGCTTGCGCCGGCCCTCCCCCCGCCTGCCTCTCCCCGAAGCATACCTCCACCTTCCAGCGGAAGCACCACTCGGACATCGCACGCATGTATTCCTGATAGTCTTCGCGACAGAAAAAGTCGCCTGACGGCGATTGCCCCGCCGCGTGACGCGACGAGGTAGCGGCGCTACGGCCCGGGCAAATCCCTACCATGCGGCGACGCTGTGACAGCGCAATCTCCGAAGTCAAGAATTATGTATGGCGTTCCCGGAATTCCTACTCCGGCCAGGTCACGTGACAGCAGCCATCCGCAAACAAAGTCCGTAACGCCTGGCCACGGGCCCGAGCCGTGCCTTACAAGAATGTCAATAGTAAAGAGTCGACCCCAAGCTCCGCAGATGCGCCTCTTGACAACCAGCCTTCTAATGGGTGACCCCAAATCACCGAATCCACTCTTGAGGAATCTAAAGCCTGCTCCTCTATCTGGACACTATCTGACACGAGCCCTTAAAATCCCTCGCTAAATTTAGGGAATTCCGCGGGTGCCGGCTGGTGTTCTTTGTCCAGAAAACTGGCTGGGATTTGGAAATGGAGTTCCGACGACTTCCTCAAGGATCAACTGGCAGATCGGCATTTCAGGGTATAGGGTTATCGGATTGGAACCTAGATTTTTTATTTCGAGCGTGAGCGGACCTTTCCAACCTGCGTGGACGGTGGGCGCCGTGAAATGAACCAATAAACCGCAACGAGCAAAGGAGCTTTTGCCTTCGATGCGAGCGGCGAGTACCCTTGGTCCAGTTAAGGGCAATTCCACCTCCTCCTGGGTCGATCCCAACACGAACGCGTTGGGCTGGAGAGCAAAGCCACCAACCGGATCGATCTGAACGTGGTTGCAATTACGGCTTAGAAAACTTGCGAGCCCCGGATTTCTTAGATCGTACGTGAAAGACCCTGAGATCGGAATGGAAAGCGTGGGCCCGAGCCGGAGATCGACGGAGGTTGTGTCATATGGGCATGGTGCAGGATTAACGGCTAAAGGTTTGCGGGGCTGAGGCTCTGGCTTTATAACTAAAAGCCCTTGGTCTATTGCCTTCTGGATTTCGAGGTTACTGAGAATCATCGCGCGGGATTAAAGCGGCACAACACTCTCCCTAGGGACAGTTATACATCTCGACGAAACCTCTAGGGGGCTAACAGGCAGATAAACGAGATAAGCGTTGGCGCTTTGATCTAAGACGATTACCCTAATCAAGTTCCTGTCCGGTCGGAAAACGTCCGCCGAATCTGGAACAAACATCGAGATCTTACGTCCGTCAACAGTCGCAGCCTCTACAGCCTTTTCTCCCGGAAGCATTCCACTGGTGACACTTGTACATTTTAGCCAATAATCGCGGCCTTCCATAGTTTCTCCTTTCTCGGAATGGTGAGCTAATATGCATGATTTGCTTAGCTTGTCAAGCAGGCAATTTTAGTGCCAATCGCTACATTTATACAGAACAGAGTTTCATTCTACGAAAGCGGCAGGGTTCGTAGCGGGTGCGGGCCAACGCCGCGTCCGCTGCATACACCGCCTCCCGCTCGTCCGCCGTCAGATCCGAACAGCTCAAACGCCACGTCATCTAATCGACCGAAGTGAAGGCGCACGCACCAGTTCCACTTGCCTCGGCAGAGTCGCAAAAAGAGGTTTAGGCATTTCGTCATAGGTGCGACCGCCCAACTCGCGTCCGGTTAAATCTTTCCGCACACCGCCCCATTGCTTGAAGAAAAACGGCACCTTTGCTTTCCGGCACTGTCGGTAAAGTGCCCTAATCCATTCGATCCGCATCGGGCGCGCACCCGGCCCGGACTCGCCGCCCACGATCACCCAGTGGACACCGTCCAATAGCAGGTTGTCGAGCGGTCCAATCATTGGTTCGCATGATATGAACCGCAGTGCGGCAGGCACGGCGCGAAGGTCTTTGATTCGATACAGCGCCCGTGCGTTCTCGATACTGACGCCCATCCAGATGTTGAACGGCCAGTCGAGTTTCGGCGCAAGTTCCCGCAGCCGGGCACTGCGTTTGGTCAAAACCTGAAACGTGTGCTGAGGGCAATCGCGCATCGTGGCGAATACGCGCTGGATAAACTCCAGCGGCACGCGGTCGTGAAACAGATCGCTCATTGAGTTGACGAAGATCAGCCGCGGTTCACGCCGCCGCTTGGGTAACTCAATCAGATCGGGA
Coding sequences within it:
- a CDS encoding EVE domain-containing protein yields the protein MANRWLFKTEPSAYSFQQLQRDGKTVWDGVKNNLALKNLKEVKKGDPIIIYHTGDEKAAVGTARASSGAYPDPEKKDPKLLVVEIEAGKAFAKPVTLGQIKAHPRLARFDLVRLPRLSVMPVTDEQWKIIEEMARR
- a CDS encoding methyltransferase domain-containing protein translates to MKHKHGNEHGRTAETGHRHDHQGHAAHGPGHKTHFHDPEHAAEYHRRSAAGGIRAALTEKLVEMLALEGGETVLDLATGTGRAARSVAARLTSGTVVGVDQAMAMLQTGREEKIEAYHVVAGEAGRLPFKTGVFDRAFVTFALHHFGDPEQVAREVLRVLKNGGTFVVLDPVVKEAKDAVDVALEARINQVFRRTHGSDFRFHTASGIQRLLLKAGYRIVRGTVVSYPFDQEGMDGVPTGRHWLEAAEELEREAPALAQRMRESYFTWHSHGDHVHVKGSFSYALVCAQKPA
- a CDS encoding RidA family protein; protein product: MRYRPVVLAAALSGGLFPVASAVGQPSVPAGESPEVRIVKERDSTVIVLAGVGPVDKQGRLAAPGDFAGQFKQAWENVRLLAAGAGSPLRNIVSVTVYLARPELREEFDRLQEETFQGWRPVTTFAVAGALRVPGALLEIHAVAVVNQPRRR
- a CDS encoding phage Gp37/Gp68 family protein: MPSPKWTEATWNPVSGCSKVSAGCKHCYAERLALRLQAMGNTRYRNGFKVTLHPDLIELPKRRREPRLIFVNSMSDLFHDRVPLEFIQRVFATMRDCPQHTFQVLTKRSARLRELAPKLDWPFNIWMGVSIENARALYRIKDLRAVPAALRFISCEPMIGPLDNLLLDGVHWVIVGGESGPGARPMRIEWIRALYRQCRKAKVPFFFKQWGGVRKDLTGRELGGRTYDEMPKPLFATLPRQVELVRAPSLRSIR